From Arcticibacter tournemirensis, one genomic window encodes:
- the trpC gene encoding indole-3-glycerol phosphate synthase TrpC, with amino-acid sequence MYISDSSSPFKRPGGILDEIVSHKLIEIKEARASVPITRLEESELFERKCYSLREFMLAPERTGIIAEFKRASPSKGIINNKVEASMITKQYADAGASALSVLTDQKFFGGSIRDLVEARAVNTIPILRKEFILDEHQIIEAKAIGADIILLIASILKPQTVVKFARLAKSIGLNVLLEVHNLRELEESICDDLDAIGVNNRNLSDFSVSVQHSFDLADKIPDRFLKVSESGISNPETIAELKKAGFNGFLIGENFMKEVNPGEAMRNFAGKIPGV; translated from the coding sequence ATGTATATATCAGATTCTTCATCTCCATTTAAGCGACCGGGAGGTATTCTTGACGAGATTGTATCTCACAAGCTTATAGAGATTAAAGAAGCACGGGCATCGGTACCTATAACGCGGTTGGAAGAAAGCGAACTGTTTGAAAGAAAGTGTTATTCGCTGCGGGAATTTATGCTTGCGCCTGAAAGGACCGGCATCATTGCCGAGTTTAAACGGGCCTCACCATCGAAGGGCATTATTAACAATAAGGTAGAAGCGTCAATGATAACCAAGCAATACGCTGATGCGGGAGCCTCGGCCCTATCCGTGCTGACGGACCAAAAGTTCTTCGGCGGCAGTATCAGAGACCTGGTAGAGGCAAGGGCGGTGAACACCATTCCTATCCTGCGAAAAGAATTTATTCTTGATGAACATCAGATCATCGAAGCAAAGGCCATTGGCGCAGACATCATTTTACTCATTGCCTCCATCCTGAAGCCCCAAACTGTTGTTAAGTTTGCCCGGCTGGCAAAAAGTATTGGATTGAACGTATTGCTTGAAGTACATAATCTGCGGGAACTGGAAGAGAGTATTTGCGACGACTTGGATGCTATAGGGGTAAACAACAGAAATCTGAGTGATTTTTCGGTTTCTGTTCAGCATTCTTTTGATCTGGCAGATAAAATTCCCGACCGCTTTTTAAAGGTGTCAGAGAGTGGTATTAGCAACCCTGAAACAATTGCTGAACTAAAGAAAGCAGGTTTTAATGGATTTCTCATTGGAGAGAATTTCATGAAAGAGGTCAATCCGGGCGAAGCTATGAGAAATTTCGCAGGTAAAATCCCAGGGGTATAA
- a CDS encoding anthranilate synthase component II produces MKILVIDNYDSFTFNLVHLLNECGHQPTVWRNDKFKLEDVEQFDKIVLSPGPGIPSEAGLLLDVIKTYATKKSILGVCLGVQAIAEVFGGSLYNLSYPVHGRATDMQVLDNQEPLFNGLPATFKIGRYHSWAVNQEDLPDDLKITAKDTEGVIMALRHLKYNVKGVQFHPESVLTEYGKAMIQNWLAEG; encoded by the coding sequence ATGAAGATATTAGTAATAGATAACTACGATTCGTTCACGTTTAACCTTGTACACCTGCTCAATGAATGCGGCCATCAGCCCACCGTGTGGAGGAACGATAAGTTTAAGCTGGAGGATGTAGAACAGTTTGACAAGATTGTATTAAGCCCCGGACCTGGCATCCCCTCGGAAGCCGGTTTACTTCTGGATGTAATTAAGACCTACGCTACGAAAAAGAGTATTTTAGGTGTATGTCTCGGAGTCCAGGCAATTGCAGAAGTATTTGGCGGTAGCCTCTATAACTTGTCGTATCCGGTACACGGAAGAGCGACAGATATGCAGGTACTCGATAATCAAGAGCCTCTGTTTAATGGGCTGCCTGCAACGTTTAAAATCGGCAGATATCATTCCTGGGCTGTAAATCAGGAAGATCTTCCTGATGACCTCAAAATTACTGCCAAAGACACAGAAGGCGTGATAATGGCCCTAAGGCATCTAAAATATAATGTGAAGGGAGTGCAGTTTCATCCTGAATCGGTTCTTACTGAATATGGAAAAGCAATGATCCAAAACTGGCTGGCCGAGGGTTAA
- a CDS encoding universal stress protein, with protein METILVPVDFSKTSDHAAKYALRIAQQIGNCRLLLLHTVRVGYYETILPSVDYTQYGDEDIQRMHRSFLKKLNNLKDRLSSLCGKNLPIDISIEEGSLLAIINEINAHEKPFLVIIGSNGSSDLNDRVLGTNTIRIAKTSTKPVLVVPPNAMFKPVEKVVLACDFRKITELIPVDSLKTIVKTFGAKLEVLNVNPKGEQLKEDLLREQALLDQMLNDLDHEYQFTSNRNVAEGILEYAHDSKAQIIISLPRKYSFFESILHDSISTKLTFRSDKPVLLLRAY; from the coding sequence ATGGAAACTATTCTTGTTCCTGTTGATTTTTCGAAAACATCGGACCACGCTGCTAAATATGCTTTACGAATAGCGCAACAAATTGGTAATTGCCGGCTTTTGCTTCTTCATACAGTGCGTGTTGGATATTATGAAACTATTCTTCCCTCCGTTGATTACACACAGTACGGTGATGAAGATATTCAAAGAATGCACCGCTCTTTCCTTAAGAAGTTAAATAATCTGAAAGATCGTTTGTCGTCACTCTGCGGAAAGAACCTCCCAATTGATATTAGTATTGAAGAAGGGAGCCTTTTAGCCATCATTAACGAAATTAATGCACACGAAAAGCCGTTCCTTGTGATCATTGGAAGTAATGGAAGCAGCGATTTGAATGATAGAGTGCTTGGAACAAATACTATACGGATTGCAAAAACATCAACCAAGCCTGTTTTAGTTGTTCCTCCAAATGCCATGTTTAAGCCTGTTGAAAAAGTGGTTTTAGCATGCGATTTCAGGAAGATCACCGAACTCATCCCGGTTGACAGCCTTAAGACGATAGTTAAAACCTTTGGTGCAAAGCTCGAGGTTTTGAATGTTAACCCTAAAGGCGAGCAGCTGAAGGAAGATCTGCTTCGGGAGCAGGCCTTGCTTGATCAGATGCTAAATGATTTGGATCACGAGTATCAGTTCACCAGCAACCGGAATGTAGCTGAAGGTATTTTGGAATATGCACATGATAGCAAGGCACAGATTATTATTTCCCTGCCCCGGAAGTATAGCTTTTTTGAATCTATACTTCACGATAGCATATCTACTAAATTAACCTTTCGCTCTGACAAGCCAGTGTTACTTTTAAGAGCTTATTAG
- the rbfA gene encoding 30S ribosome-binding factor RbfA, producing MESKRQQKFAGVIQKDLAEIFQREGMSFLPNTLVTITKVRVTPDLAIARIFLSFFNNQNTSLALNTVKAHANEIRYKLGSRIKNQVRIVPQLEFFVDDTNEYVERMDKIFDKISKEPRQPDTEE from the coding sequence ATGGAAAGCAAACGACAGCAAAAATTTGCAGGAGTAATTCAGAAGGATCTTGCGGAGATCTTTCAGCGTGAAGGGATGAGCTTCTTGCCTAATACACTGGTTACTATTACTAAAGTGAGAGTGACTCCTGATCTTGCTATTGCACGTATATTTTTAAGCTTCTTTAACAATCAGAATACCTCCCTTGCGTTGAATACCGTTAAAGCTCATGCGAACGAAATCCGGTATAAGCTCGGAAGCCGGATTAAAAATCAGGTGCGCATCGTCCCGCAACTCGAGTTCTTTGTAGACGACACGAACGAATACGTGGAACGTATGGATAAGATCTTCGATAAGATTAGCAAGGAACCCAGACAGCCTGATACAGAGGAGTAA
- the hflX gene encoding GTPase HflX: MARQKFYDTAIKPERAVLVGIITPDETEELEREYLEELEFLVDTAGGITEKTFTQKMLRADRATFVGKGKLEEIDAYVKSEEIDLVVFDDELSPSQLRNIERELQVKVLDRSNLILDIFARRAQTAQAKTQVELAQLQYLLPRLTRMWTHLERQKGGIGMRGPGESQIESDRRMIQNKIALLKEKLKLIDKQNETQRKNRGELVRAALVGYTNVGKSTIMNMISKSDVFAENKLFATLDTTVRKVVIENLPFLLSDTVGFIRKLPHHLVECFKSTLDEVREADILIHVVDISHPNFEDQIRTVNETLKDLGAADKNTITVFNKIDAYTHEGSEESGTLTLDEFKNSWMSRHVSPAVFISALNKENVEEFRQLIYEKVKDLHLQRYPYAPLT, translated from the coding sequence ATGGCGAGACAAAAATTTTATGATACGGCGATAAAGCCGGAGCGGGCAGTCCTGGTTGGTATCATTACTCCTGATGAGACCGAAGAACTGGAACGTGAGTACCTTGAAGAACTAGAGTTTCTGGTTGACACCGCTGGAGGAATAACAGAGAAAACCTTTACGCAAAAAATGCTAAGGGCCGACAGGGCCACGTTTGTGGGAAAAGGAAAGCTTGAAGAGATAGATGCATATGTAAAATCGGAAGAGATAGATCTTGTTGTTTTTGATGATGAGCTTTCACCTTCGCAACTTAGAAATATAGAGCGGGAACTACAGGTAAAAGTACTCGACAGAAGCAACCTCATTCTCGACATTTTTGCACGGCGCGCACAAACAGCCCAGGCGAAAACGCAGGTTGAACTGGCTCAGTTGCAATACTTGTTACCACGGTTAACACGCATGTGGACCCACCTTGAACGGCAAAAAGGAGGGATCGGGATGCGTGGTCCGGGAGAATCGCAGATAGAAAGTGACCGCCGGATGATCCAGAATAAAATAGCCCTATTGAAGGAAAAGCTCAAGCTAATTGACAAGCAGAATGAGACACAGAGAAAGAACCGGGGAGAACTAGTAAGGGCCGCTTTGGTTGGCTATACTAATGTAGGCAAATCAACTATCATGAACATGATCTCCAAATCGGATGTCTTTGCGGAAAACAAGCTATTTGCTACCCTCGACACCACGGTGCGTAAAGTGGTGATAGAGAATCTTCCGTTCCTTCTGTCGGATACCGTCGGCTTTATCCGAAAGCTGCCCCATCACCTTGTAGAATGTTTCAAATCAACACTTGACGAAGTGCGTGAGGCAGATATCCTGATTCATGTGGTAGATATATCACACCCTAACTTTGAAGATCAGATACGGACAGTGAATGAGACGTTAAAGGACTTAGGCGCTGCAGATAAGAATACTATTACAGTATTCAACAAGATAGACGCGTATACCCATGAAGGATCTGAGGAGAGCGGCACATTGACTCTTGACGAATTCAAAAACAGCTGGATGAGCCGTCATGTCAGTCCGGCAGTGTTTATCTCTGCATTAAATAAGGAAAATGTAGAGGAATTCAGACAACTGATATACGAGAAGGTGAAAGACCTGCACTTACAGAGATATCCCTATGCTCCTTTAACCTAA